One window of the Haloarcula halobia genome contains the following:
- a CDS encoding basic amino acid ABC transporter substrate-binding protein: MSESTLSRRKYLTTVGGAAVTLSVAGCSGGGGSSQTITAGTAPGFPPFEMKEGGDLVGFDIDLLEAVVAETDYEFEGWEEFEFDSLIPALTNENIDVIAAGMTINDERDQTIDFSDPYYSSDQAIVVRTDGSFSPGTLGDLSDRPIGAQKGTTGEGVVQDELVGDGITENQYNAYDNYVLAIQDLENGNVDAVVIDVPVADTFAANRPVEVAFTYETGERFGFGIRDGDTDRQTALNEGLATVREDGTYQELAGKWFGQ; encoded by the coding sequence ATGTCAGAGTCAACCCTTTCACGCAGGAAGTACCTCACGACCGTCGGCGGGGCGGCAGTGACCCTCTCTGTCGCCGGCTGTTCCGGCGGCGGGGGCAGTTCACAGACCATCACGGCCGGCACCGCACCCGGCTTCCCGCCGTTCGAGATGAAGGAGGGCGGCGACCTGGTCGGGTTCGACATCGACCTGCTCGAGGCCGTCGTCGCCGAGACGGACTACGAGTTCGAGGGCTGGGAGGAGTTCGAGTTCGACTCCCTGATCCCCGCGCTCACCAACGAGAACATCGACGTCATCGCCGCCGGGATGACCATCAACGACGAGCGCGACCAGACCATCGACTTCAGCGACCCGTACTACTCCTCGGACCAGGCCATCGTCGTCCGGACGGACGGGAGCTTCTCGCCGGGTACCCTCGGCGACCTGAGCGACCGCCCCATCGGCGCCCAGAAGGGGACCACCGGCGAGGGCGTCGTCCAGGACGAACTGGTCGGCGACGGGATAACCGAGAACCAGTACAACGCCTACGACAACTACGTGCTGGCCATCCAGGACCTGGAAAACGGGAACGTCGACGCCGTCGTCATCGACGTCCCCGTCGCGGACACGTTCGCGGCGAACCGCCCCGTCGAGGTGGCCTTTACCTACGAGACCGGAGAGCGCTTTGGCTTCGGCATCCGGGACGGAGACACGGACCGCCAGACCGCCCTCAACGAGGGGCTGGCGACGGTCCGCGAGGACGGCACGTACCAGGAACTGGCCGGCAAGTGGTTCGGGCAGTAG